In Chlamydia serpentis, the following are encoded in one genomic region:
- a CDS encoding DUF1389 domain-containing protein: MTITVIPHALFKNYCECHNSCSLSGRTVLRVAVAGLFCIGALVALGCLSTPISYIVGGILAGIGFVILALVILALIFGEKKLPPIPRVIPDGFIKVIGSTYSTPIALFVKKQQLTLAEFRQFATVLVQQITPEEKIKLLPEELQSKVEKYGIGNLMEDMERSDWRCFEEILEENCPLYWLQKFVSAGDQKVCKNLGIPKKCWGYYWLGPLGHSQAKGTVFSPGIHSILTKLKEEEFVLLKDHALKGTWDRKEVKEIISRICNDCKGESGALLDIEKVLTIFSEEKVSNDLLLFSVHGCTYDQVQLITALPKKTWNWFCFIDNIVTKNLQLCLLGGALFSQELIDECSKAFDINLALYPIRELEKASRVLELSKDPAQQMGRFLLQHLSLASKRLESILRQGLHLRTIADGEKKIPVYEINFITGSRSRISEKTLPINKKIG; this comes from the coding sequence ATGACCATAACTGTTATTCCACATGCTTTATTTAAAAATTATTGTGAATGTCACAATTCATGTTCTTTGAGTGGAAGAACTGTTTTACGAGTAGCTGTTGCTGGACTCTTTTGCATAGGAGCATTAGTAGCTTTAGGCTGTTTATCGACTCCTATTTCTTATATTGTCGGAGGTATTTTAGCTGGTATTGGTTTTGTAATTCTTGCTTTAGTGATTTTAGCTTTGATTTTTGGTGAAAAGAAGCTACCTCCAATACCACGAGTCATTCCTGATGGTTTCATTAAGGTTATAGGTAGTACTTATAGTACGCCGATTGCTCTATTTGTAAAAAAACAACAGTTGACGTTAGCTGAATTTAGGCAATTTGCTACCGTACTAGTACAGCAAATTACTCCTGAAGAAAAAATAAAACTGCTACCGGAAGAATTACAAAGTAAAGTCGAAAAATATGGTATTGGCAACCTTATGGAAGATATGGAACGTAGTGATTGGCGATGTTTCGAAGAGATCTTAGAGGAAAATTGTCCACTTTATTGGCTTCAAAAATTTGTATCAGCAGGAGATCAGAAGGTTTGTAAAAACTTAGGCATTCCTAAAAAATGTTGGGGATATTATTGGTTAGGTCCTTTGGGACATAGTCAAGCTAAAGGAACAGTTTTCTCTCCTGGGATCCATAGTATTCTTACTAAATTGAAAGAAGAAGAATTTGTTTTGTTGAAAGACCATGCTTTAAAAGGGACTTGGGATAGAAAAGAAGTTAAGGAAATTATTAGTCGTATATGTAATGACTGTAAAGGAGAAAGTGGTGCTCTTTTAGATATTGAAAAAGTCTTAACGATCTTTTCTGAAGAAAAAGTCAGTAATGACTTACTATTGTTCAGCGTACATGGATGTACATATGATCAGGTTCAACTGATTACAGCTCTTCCTAAAAAGACTTGGAACTGGTTTTGTTTTATAGATAATATTGTGACAAAGAACTTACAACTCTGCCTCCTTGGAGGAGCATTATTTTCACAGGAACTTATTGATGAATGCTCAAAAGCCTTTGATATCAATTTAGCCCTCTACCCTATTAGAGAATTAGAAAAAGCTAGTAGAGTGTTAGAACTTTCTAAAGATCCAGCTCAACAAATGGGGCGATTTTTACTACAACACTTATCTTTAGCTTCTAAGCGTCTGGAGAGTATATTAAGGCAGGGTCTGCATTTGCGGACTATAGCTGATGGAGAGAAAAAGATCCCAGTTTATGAAATCAACTTTATAACAGGATCCAGGAGTAGAATATCAGAAAAGACCCTGCCTATAAATAAGAAAATCGGCTAG
- a CDS encoding DUF1389 domain-containing protein translates to MSKVVIVPQTVFQRSESPRFSKTLLIDNILLRIFLVFATACLAYMVFLVLPFGVACFVSVVFSLVSLGLLILSGMELMQYCRKPSLPLPIGFLKLLETFYPPSISRLAIQQKLNLEELHTIIESVRNMLSLEEALPSPLLKKVKDFNIKDLTKDLSHFHFPLVQLEDIMLAHCPLYWLHNFVQSAPKNIMLPLSHKEEGDLNYYWLGPLNSETRSQTIFDLAIYAISNEISEKQLKMLEAHLHKQVDAEGNESIHSWNSNLVRRTIKDLMCACKKYERNMPGSYNEQPIPNFTEEKVDSLLRFIIEKQFSFAQLKMISQLNFNHWQWLCSIDKAGASASQVASFAGFLLPFISNDFKSSEPYIQLALWEELQITLERYRGSGPVWNVGYVLCDLFSKRSETVRKKFGAANNERRLDSFLSKIKGT, encoded by the coding sequence ATGTCTAAAGTAGTTATTGTTCCACAGACTGTCTTTCAAAGATCTGAGAGCCCGAGATTTTCAAAAACTTTATTAATAGACAATATTCTTTTAAGAATTTTTCTAGTTTTTGCTACAGCTTGCCTAGCTTACATGGTCTTTCTCGTACTTCCATTTGGAGTTGCTTGTTTTGTAAGTGTGGTCTTCAGTCTTGTGTCTTTGGGTTTGCTTATTCTCTCTGGTATGGAGTTGATGCAATATTGTCGAAAACCCTCCCTACCACTGCCTATAGGGTTTTTAAAGTTACTAGAAACATTTTATCCCCCCTCTATTTCTCGCCTAGCTATACAACAAAAACTGAATCTTGAAGAACTGCATACAATCATAGAATCTGTAAGAAATATGTTATCCTTAGAGGAGGCTTTACCCTCACCTCTACTTAAGAAGGTCAAAGATTTTAATATCAAGGACTTAACCAAGGATCTTAGCCATTTCCACTTTCCTTTGGTGCAATTAGAGGACATCATGCTTGCACATTGTCCCCTATATTGGTTGCATAATTTCGTGCAATCTGCGCCTAAAAATATAATGTTACCGCTGAGTCATAAAGAGGAGGGCGATCTTAATTATTATTGGCTAGGGCCTTTAAATAGCGAGACCCGTTCTCAAACTATTTTTGATTTGGCAATCTATGCGATCTCTAATGAAATTTCTGAGAAGCAATTGAAAATGTTAGAAGCTCATCTACACAAGCAAGTAGATGCGGAGGGGAATGAAAGTATCCATAGTTGGAATAGCAATTTAGTAAGACGTACTATAAAAGATCTTATGTGTGCTTGTAAGAAATATGAAAGGAACATGCCTGGCTCTTATAATGAACAACCTATTCCCAATTTTACTGAAGAAAAAGTAGATAGTTTGTTGCGTTTTATTATTGAGAAACAATTTTCTTTTGCCCAACTTAAAATGATTAGTCAGTTGAACTTTAATCATTGGCAATGGCTTTGTTCAATCGATAAAGCGGGGGCTTCAGCATCTCAAGTGGCTTCCTTTGCAGGTTTTCTTTTGCCTTTTATATCTAATGATTTCAAGTCCAGTGAGCCTTATATTCAACTTGCTCTTTGGGAAGAGCTACAAATAACGTTAGAGCGATATCGTGGTTCGGGTCCTGTATGGAATGTTGGCTATGTTCTTTGTGATCTATTTTCTAAGAGATCGGAAACTGTTCGAAAAAAATTCGGAGCTGCAAATAACGAAAGGAGACTAGACAGTTTTCTCTCTAAAATTAAGGGAACATAG
- the lepA gene encoding translation elongation factor 4, which translates to MKEYKIENIRNFSIIAHIDHGKSTIADRLLESTSTVEEREMREQLLDSMDLERERGITIKAHPVTMTYTYEGEVYQLNLIDTPGHVDFSYEVSRSLAACEGALLIVDAAQGVQAQSLANVYLALERNLEIIPVLNKIDLPSADPSRVTKQIEDYIGLDTTNIITCSAKTGQGIPEILLAIIQLIPAPKMPEETELKALVFDSHYDPYVGIMVYVRIISGELKKGDRIIFMASKNSSFEVLGIGAFLPKATLIEGSLSPGQVGFFIANLKKVKDVKIGDTVTTVKHPAKFPLEGFKEINPVVFAGIYPIDSSDFDTLKDALGRLQLNDSALTIEQESSHSLGFGFRCGFLGLLHLEIIFERIIREFDLDIIATAPSVIYKVVLKNGKTLHIDNPSGYPDPAIIEHVEEPWVYVNIITPQEYLSNIMNLCLDKRGVCIKTEMLDQHRLVLSYELPLNEIVSDFNDKLKSVTKGYGSFDYCLGEYRKGSIIKLEVLINEEPIDAFSCLVHRDKAEARGRSICEKLVNVIPQQLFKIPIQAAINKKVIARETIRALSKNVTAKCYGGDITRKRKLWEKQKKGKKRMKEFGKVSIPNTAFIEVLKLD; encoded by the coding sequence TTGAAAGAATATAAGATAGAGAACATCCGCAATTTTTCAATTATAGCGCATATTGACCACGGCAAGTCTACAATTGCTGATCGACTGTTGGAAAGCACGAGCACAGTAGAAGAACGAGAAATGCGTGAGCAACTCTTAGATTCTATGGATCTCGAAAGAGAGCGTGGCATTACAATTAAGGCACATCCTGTCACAATGACTTATACATATGAAGGAGAGGTTTATCAACTCAACTTAATTGATACTCCCGGTCATGTGGACTTTTCTTATGAAGTTTCGCGATCTCTAGCTGCATGTGAAGGAGCCTTACTTATTGTAGATGCAGCTCAAGGCGTGCAAGCACAAAGTCTTGCTAATGTCTATCTCGCCCTTGAGCGAAATCTAGAAATCATTCCCGTATTAAATAAAATAGACCTTCCTTCTGCTGATCCTTCTAGGGTTACCAAACAGATTGAGGATTACATAGGCTTAGACACGACAAACATCATTACCTGTTCCGCAAAAACAGGACAAGGAATTCCTGAGATCCTCCTGGCCATTATTCAGCTTATCCCTGCTCCAAAGATGCCTGAAGAAACAGAACTTAAAGCTTTGGTTTTCGACTCTCACTATGATCCTTACGTTGGAATTATGGTCTATGTACGCATTATCAGCGGTGAATTAAAAAAAGGTGACCGCATTATCTTTATGGCTTCTAAAAATTCTTCTTTCGAAGTATTAGGTATAGGGGCTTTTCTCCCCAAAGCAACTTTGATAGAAGGTTCCCTATCTCCTGGACAGGTAGGTTTTTTCATTGCTAATCTTAAAAAAGTTAAAGATGTTAAAATCGGTGATACGGTCACCACAGTAAAACATCCCGCAAAATTTCCCTTAGAGGGTTTTAAAGAAATTAATCCTGTAGTTTTTGCAGGAATTTACCCTATAGACTCTTCAGATTTTGATACTCTGAAAGATGCTTTAGGAAGACTACAGCTTAATGATTCGGCTTTAACTATAGAACAAGAAAGCAGCCATTCTTTAGGTTTTGGTTTTCGTTGTGGCTTTTTAGGACTACTCCATCTTGAAATTATTTTTGAAAGGATCATTCGAGAGTTTGACTTAGATATCATCGCGACAGCCCCAAGTGTAATCTATAAGGTCGTTTTAAAAAATGGAAAGACTCTACATATTGATAATCCTTCAGGATATCCCGATCCTGCGATTATCGAACATGTTGAAGAACCATGGGTGTATGTAAATATTATTACGCCTCAAGAATACCTGAGTAACATTATGAATCTCTGTTTAGATAAACGCGGTGTATGCATAAAAACTGAGATGTTAGATCAGCATCGCCTCGTTCTTTCTTACGAACTTCCCTTAAATGAAATTGTCTCTGATTTCAATGACAAGCTAAAATCAGTAACAAAAGGTTATGGATCTTTTGACTATTGTCTTGGAGAGTACCGCAAGGGATCTATCATTAAATTAGAAGTACTAATTAATGAAGAGCCTATAGATGCCTTTTCTTGTTTAGTCCATAGAGACAAAGCAGAAGCTCGAGGAAGAAGTATCTGTGAGAAACTGGTTAATGTAATTCCTCAACAACTATTCAAGATTCCAATTCAAGCTGCTATTAATAAAAAAGTGATTGCCCGAGAAACGATTCGAGCCCTTTCGAAAAATGTTACAGCAAAGTGTTATGGAGGAGATATTACTAGAAAACGAAAACTTTGGGAAAAGCAAAAGAAAGGAAAGAAACGTATGAAAGAATTCGGAAAAGTTTCTATTCCAAATACAGCCTTTATCGAAGTTTTAAAATTAGATTAG
- the gnd gene encoding decarboxylating NADP(+)-dependent phosphogluconate dehydrogenase, protein MQTDIGLIGLAVMGKNLVLNMMDHGFSVSVYNRTPEKTRNFLQEHSNYQGLLGFESLEDFVHSLQRPRKIMLMIQAGQAIDQSIDSLLPFLEPGDVIIDGGNSYFKDSERRCKELQEKGILFLGVGISGGEEGARYGPSIMPGGNPKAWPLVAPIFQSIAAQVNGRPCCSWVGIGGAGHYVKAVHNGIEYGDIQLICEAYGILRDFLELSPTAVSTIFKDWNTLELESYLIRIASEVLALKDSQGIPVIDTILDVVGQKGTGKWTAIDALNSGVPLSLIIEAVLARFLSSWKEERERAAREYMGIPLVLQKPNDPSVFIQDVFHALYASKIISYAQGFMLLGEASKEYNWELNLGEIALLWRGGCIIQSVFLDAIYKGFATNPNSSSLIFQEYFSKALCHAEMGWRRTVVTAIGAGLPIPCLAAGITFYDGYRTANSSMSLAQGLRDYFGAHTYERNDCPRGQFYHTDWVDKKTTERVK, encoded by the coding sequence TTGCAAACGGATATTGGTCTTATAGGTTTAGCTGTCATGGGAAAAAATCTCGTGTTGAACATGATGGATCATGGTTTTTCTGTCTCTGTGTATAATCGGACGCCAGAAAAAACACGAAATTTTTTACAAGAACACTCTAATTATCAAGGACTTTTAGGTTTCGAGTCTCTAGAAGATTTTGTACATTCTTTGCAAAGACCTCGGAAGATTATGCTGATGATCCAAGCTGGGCAAGCTATTGATCAAAGTATTGATTCGTTATTACCTTTTCTAGAACCAGGCGATGTGATTATTGACGGTGGAAATAGCTATTTTAAAGATTCCGAACGTCGTTGCAAGGAGTTACAGGAAAAAGGGATTCTCTTTTTGGGGGTAGGGATTTCTGGAGGAGAAGAAGGCGCGCGTTATGGTCCATCAATTATGCCCGGGGGTAATCCAAAGGCCTGGCCCTTAGTAGCTCCTATTTTTCAATCAATAGCGGCACAAGTGAATGGTCGCCCATGTTGTTCTTGGGTAGGCATTGGTGGTGCGGGCCACTATGTAAAGGCGGTCCACAATGGAATAGAATATGGAGATATCCAGTTAATCTGTGAAGCCTATGGTATTTTGAGAGATTTTTTAGAGCTTTCGCCAACTGCAGTGTCTACAATTTTTAAAGATTGGAATACTCTAGAATTAGAGAGCTATCTAATTCGCATTGCTTCTGAGGTCTTAGCTCTGAAAGATAGCCAAGGAATTCCTGTCATTGATACTATTTTAGATGTTGTCGGCCAAAAAGGGACCGGGAAATGGACCGCTATCGATGCTTTAAATTCTGGAGTCCCTCTCTCTTTAATTATAGAAGCAGTTCTTGCTCGCTTCCTGTCTTCTTGGAAAGAAGAGCGTGAGAGAGCAGCCCGTGAATATATGGGAATTCCCTTGGTACTTCAAAAGCCTAATGATCCCTCAGTATTTATTCAAGATGTGTTCCATGCTTTGTATGCTTCAAAAATCATCAGCTACGCCCAAGGGTTTATGCTTTTAGGGGAGGCTTCTAAAGAATATAACTGGGAACTCAACCTTGGAGAAATTGCATTGTTATGGCGTGGGGGATGTATTATCCAAAGTGTATTTTTAGATGCTATATACAAAGGATTTGCTACTAATCCAAATAGCTCTTCCCTCATCTTTCAAGAATATTTTTCCAAAGCGTTATGTCATGCTGAAATGGGTTGGCGTAGGACGGTAGTGACTGCAATTGGAGCAGGATTGCCTATCCCATGCTTGGCAGCTGGAATTACATTTTATGATGGATATCGTACAGCAAACTCATCAATGTCATTAGCTCAGGGACTTCGAGATTATTTTGGTGCTCATACTTATGAGCGTAATGATTGTCCTCGAGGGCAGTTCTATCACACTGATTGGGTTGATAAGAAAACAACAGAAAGAGTGAAGTAA
- the tyrS gene encoding tyrosine--tRNA ligase, with the protein MQPWLKYLKDRNILENFSSGLESIEGSLSVYLGFDPTAPALHIGHWIGICFLKRLVTLGLNPIALVGGATGMVGDPSGKHSERSLLETDEVMDNSQKITACLKRYLPEITIVNNADWLQSISLIDFLRDVGKHFRLGQMLAKDTIKQRVQSDEGISYTEFSYLILQSYDFYHLFKNYGTILQCGGSDQWGNITSGIDFIRRKGLGPAYGFTYPLLTNAEGKKIGKTESGTLWLDSTLTSPFELYQYLLRLPDGDVPKITRTLTLLSNEEVQDLDRKLETDPILVKEFVAQDILRAIHGDLGLEEALSVTRSMQPGSLSVLSEEDLHGLFIKGMGVALNKSEVLGKSWLDVFLAIGLCKSKGEIRRLIEQKGLYVNNTPIANESSVCKQKDIFYGHYILLAQGKKRKLVLYLN; encoded by the coding sequence ATGCAACCATGGCTAAAATACTTAAAAGATCGAAATATTCTCGAAAACTTTTCTTCTGGCTTGGAATCTATAGAAGGATCTTTGTCTGTTTATCTGGGATTTGATCCTACAGCACCAGCTTTGCATATTGGGCACTGGATTGGAATTTGCTTTTTAAAGAGGCTAGTTACTTTGGGTCTTAATCCTATAGCTTTAGTCGGCGGAGCTACAGGGATGGTGGGTGATCCTTCAGGAAAACATAGTGAGAGATCTCTGCTTGAAACAGATGAAGTCATGGATAATAGTCAGAAGATCACGGCTTGTTTAAAGAGATATCTTCCTGAAATTACTATTGTAAACAACGCAGATTGGTTACAAAGCATTTCTCTGATTGATTTTCTGCGCGATGTAGGGAAACACTTTCGATTGGGCCAAATGCTAGCAAAAGATACGATAAAACAGCGGGTGCAATCTGATGAGGGAATTAGCTATACAGAGTTTAGCTACTTGATTCTGCAATCTTACGACTTTTACCACCTATTTAAGAATTATGGTACCATTTTGCAATGCGGAGGAAGTGATCAGTGGGGAAATATTACTTCGGGAATTGATTTCATTCGCCGTAAAGGACTAGGTCCAGCCTATGGTTTTACCTATCCTTTACTGACCAATGCGGAGGGGAAAAAAATTGGAAAAACTGAGTCTGGAACCCTTTGGCTGGATTCTACACTAACTTCCCCTTTTGAACTGTACCAATATTTACTTCGTTTACCGGATGGAGATGTCCCTAAAATTACTAGGACCTTGACATTACTGAGCAACGAAGAGGTACAGGATTTGGATAGAAAATTGGAGACAGATCCGATTCTAGTTAAAGAGTTTGTCGCTCAAGATATTCTCCGCGCTATTCATGGTGATCTAGGTCTTGAAGAGGCTCTTTCTGTAACTCGTAGTATGCAACCAGGGAGTCTTTCCGTCTTGTCCGAGGAAGATCTTCATGGATTATTTATAAAAGGGATGGGAGTGGCCCTCAATAAATCTGAGGTGCTAGGAAAATCGTGGTTAGACGTGTTTCTGGCTATAGGGCTTTGTAAATCTAAAGGGGAAATTCGAAGGCTAATTGAACAAAAAGGATTGTATGTTAATAATACACCAATTGCTAATGAGAGCAGTGTCTGTAAACAAAAAGATATTTTTTACGGTCATTACATATTGTTAGCACAAGGTAAAAAACGAAAGCTTGTTCTATATCTAAATTAG
- a CDS encoding FliA/WhiG family RNA polymerase sigma factor → MKTQQTQNIAETWSFYWETQEIEYRDNLIEFYLPLVKSVVHRLISGMPAHVKTEDLYASGVEGLVRAIERYDPERSRRFEGYAVFLIKAAIIDDLRKQDWVPRSVHQKANKLSGAIDSLRQSLGKEPTDLELCEYLNISEQELRGWFVLARPALIMSLNEEWPSQNDESCGMALEERIADERAQTGYDVVDKKEFSSCLANAIQELEEKERKVMALYYYEELVLKEIGKVLGVSESRVSQIHSKALLKLRSALAAFR, encoded by the coding sequence GTGAAAACACAGCAGACCCAAAATATAGCAGAGACGTGGAGCTTTTATTGGGAGACTCAGGAAATTGAGTATCGTGATAACCTAATCGAGTTCTACTTACCTTTAGTAAAAAGTGTCGTTCATCGTTTGATTTCAGGTATGCCTGCCCATGTCAAGACTGAGGATTTATATGCTTCAGGTGTTGAAGGCTTAGTGCGTGCTATTGAACGTTATGATCCTGAAAGAAGTCGACGGTTTGAAGGTTACGCTGTATTTTTGATTAAGGCTGCTATTATTGATGATTTGCGCAAGCAAGATTGGGTTCCTCGCAGTGTACATCAAAAGGCAAATAAGTTATCGGGAGCTATAGATTCTCTTCGCCAATCTTTAGGGAAGGAACCTACAGATCTTGAACTCTGTGAGTACCTCAATATCTCAGAACAAGAACTTCGCGGATGGTTTGTGTTAGCTCGTCCTGCATTAATCATGTCCTTAAATGAAGAATGGCCTTCCCAAAATGATGAAAGTTGTGGAATGGCTCTTGAAGAGCGCATTGCTGATGAACGTGCTCAAACGGGTTATGATGTTGTCGATAAGAAAGAGTTCTCTTCATGCCTAGCCAATGCAATTCAAGAACTTGAGGAAAAAGAACGGAAAGTCATGGCTTTATATTACTATGAGGAGCTTGTTCTCAAAGAAATTGGTAAAGTCCTAGGAGTGAGTGAGTCACGAGTTTCTCAAATTCATTCTAAGGCATTACTGAAGCTTCGTTCAGCTTTAGCAGCCTTTCGTTGA
- a CDS encoding FHIPEP family type III secretion protein has protein sequence MSRKKSDIRGMIFVPIGILLLIFLPLPQIFLDFGLCINFALSLLTVCSVFSLRSSSSAKLFPSFFLYLCLLRLGLNLASTRWIVSSGTASLMISSLGSFFSLGNIWAATFASLLLFLVNFLVVSKGSERIAEVRSRFILEALPGKQMSLDADLVSGRASYRTIKKKKDELIEESDFFSAMEGVFRFVKGDAVVSFILLIINVISVLILHYTLGYTLNEMWFTVLGDALVSQIPAFLTSCAAATLISKIDKEENLLSHLVKYYKQLRQHFRTVSLLIFSLCFIPSSPKFPIALIASLLWLAYRKEKPCSEDTCIAVALAHVQAVSPKEKESQLYEAYCSASEEVFKELGVKFPKLTHVCIEGAETGLRLFGQNLYFDSVNLETLFPLLRNIAHEALNGEMIQKYLEESERYFGIVVEEIIPKKISLSSLVMLCRLLVKERVSLRLFPKILEAIAIYQHPGDSLEVLAEKVRKSLGPSIGRSLWDQKQTLEVITVDCHVEELINNSYSKSNPEIQEKVIRRVDSLLERSVFGDFRAVVTSCETRCHMKKILNADFPDLLVLSHNELPKEIPVSFLGIVSDDVLIS, from the coding sequence GTGTCTAGGAAGAAAAGTGATATTAGGGGAATGATTTTTGTCCCGATTGGAATCCTATTATTGATTTTCCTACCTCTCCCACAAATTTTTCTTGATTTTGGGCTATGTATTAATTTTGCCTTATCTTTGTTGACTGTTTGTTCGGTGTTCTCCCTGCGTTCTAGTAGTTCAGCAAAGCTCTTCCCCTCTTTTTTCTTATACCTGTGTTTATTACGACTAGGGCTTAATCTTGCCTCAACACGGTGGATTGTATCATCGGGAACAGCCTCTCTAATGATTTCCTCCCTAGGAAGCTTTTTCTCATTAGGAAACATATGGGCAGCAACATTTGCATCTCTGCTGCTTTTTCTTGTGAACTTTTTGGTTGTTTCTAAGGGATCAGAGAGAATAGCCGAGGTGCGCTCGCGATTTATCTTAGAGGCTCTTCCAGGGAAACAAATGTCCTTGGATGCTGATCTTGTTTCTGGAAGAGCTTCTTATAGGACTATTAAAAAAAAGAAAGATGAGCTTATAGAAGAAAGTGATTTTTTCTCTGCAATGGAAGGTGTCTTTCGTTTTGTTAAAGGTGACGCTGTTGTTAGCTTTATCCTTTTGATTATTAATGTAATTTCCGTGCTTATTCTCCATTACACGTTAGGTTATACTCTTAACGAGATGTGGTTTACAGTTCTAGGCGATGCTTTGGTTAGCCAAATTCCTGCTTTTCTTACTTCGTGTGCTGCAGCTACCCTTATTAGTAAAATCGATAAGGAAGAAAATCTTTTAAGTCATTTAGTAAAATACTATAAACAGTTGAGACAACATTTCAGAACTGTTTCACTATTGATTTTTTCTCTGTGTTTTATTCCAAGTTCACCAAAATTTCCTATCGCCTTAATTGCAAGTCTTTTATGGTTGGCATATCGAAAAGAAAAACCATGTTCAGAAGATACTTGTATAGCGGTTGCTCTTGCTCATGTACAGGCCGTGTCTCCCAAAGAGAAGGAATCTCAGTTATATGAAGCATATTGTAGTGCATCTGAAGAAGTATTTAAAGAACTGGGAGTTAAGTTTCCTAAGCTTACGCATGTGTGCATTGAAGGAGCAGAGACGGGGCTGCGATTATTTGGTCAAAACTTATATTTTGACTCAGTGAATTTAGAAACATTGTTTCCTTTACTCAGAAACATAGCGCATGAAGCTTTGAATGGGGAGATGATCCAAAAATATCTTGAAGAGTCAGAGAGATATTTTGGCATCGTTGTTGAAGAAATCATTCCTAAAAAAATCTCATTAAGTTCACTCGTGATGCTATGCCGTCTACTTGTTAAAGAAAGGGTTTCTCTTAGGCTCTTTCCAAAGATTTTAGAGGCAATTGCCATATATCAACATCCTGGAGATAGTTTAGAGGTTCTTGCTGAAAAGGTAAGGAAATCTCTAGGACCTTCAATTGGAAGAAGCCTATGGGATCAAAAACAAACTCTTGAAGTCATTACCGTAGATTGTCATGTTGAAGAGCTAATAAATAACTCATATTCAAAGTCTAATCCCGAAATTCAGGAGAAAGTGATTCGTCGAGTGGATAGCCTTTTGGAGCGTTCAGTATTTGGAGATTTTCGTGCTGTTGTTACTAGCTGTGAAACTCGGTGTCATATGAAAAAAATACTTAATGCAGATTTCCCAGATCTTTTGGTTTTGTCTCATAACGAACTTCCTAAAGAGATTCCTGTTTCCTTTTTAGGAATAGTTTCCGATGATGTTTTAATTTCTTAA
- a CDS encoding 2Fe-2S iron-sulfur cluster-binding protein: MARLIITSDDEQQEFELEDNSSIIDPCESAGIPFACTEGVCGTCVIEVLEGQDSLSDFTEEEKDFLGEPEDSIERLACQCRIKDGCVKITF, translated from the coding sequence ATGGCTAGGCTAATTATTACCTCTGATGATGAACAACAAGAATTCGAATTAGAAGACAATAGCAGTATCATAGACCCTTGCGAATCCGCAGGAATTCCTTTTGCCTGCACTGAGGGAGTTTGCGGAACTTGTGTTATAGAAGTCTTAGAAGGCCAAGATAGCCTTTCTGATTTTACCGAAGAAGAAAAAGATTTTCTAGGAGAACCTGAAGACTCTATCGAACGCCTTGCCTGTCAATGCCGTATTAAAGATGGATGTGTAAAAATTACTTTCTAG